The DNA window AGAATAAATAACTTGGAATTATTTAGTATTTGTAACAACATATCACGTGTAATTCTACAAGTGGAATTTGGGGAAGGTAGTGGCTATGCACACCTTATCGAGATTGTTTTTGATAGATCCTCATCTTTTTAGTATTTCAATTGATGTCAAACACatttaacaacaacaatatatctaGTGTGAAGTTATGAGAGATAGCGAGTATGCAAACATTATCCCTATTTGTGAAGATTGAGAAAACATTTGTGAGAGACCCTAgactttttagtattttaagtGATGTCAAACACATGacgagaatttttttttatatacacgGAGGACAGATGGATCATTGTTTTAGTCAAAATACACCTGTTACCATTGGTTCTGCctgtataaaaaaaaagaacttgattcatttttatttttggataaattatcacgttttaaattattgtatggttgaacttgaaatgtttttatttgaaataagtttttgaattattgaatttttttcgtTTTCAAGGAAGTTACAGGATCAGAGTGATTCCAATGTCAATAGTCCTGCTCTTTTGAACTTATCAAATGACAAACACTCGGAAAAAGCTAAACGTGAGTATCGAATTCTCTTAAGTGCTTTAATTGATGTAGCAAGGTTCATCTTGAAACAAGGATTGCCATTTTTGACTGATGAGGAAAGAAAATGTTTGGAGGACAATGGTAATTTTGAAGCATTCTTGGAATGGTATGGGAATCACGTCGTTCCTGATGTGGGAAGAGTTATATCAGAAAATGCTGAAATGCATCAAAACATGATTGCCCCAAGTGTCCTGAAAAACATTGTAAATGTTTGTGCAAAGGAAACAATTAAAAGAATTGTTGAAGACTTAAATGGAGATTATTTTGGAATATTAGTTGATAAGTCAGACGGTTCGTGTGATGATAACTCTGCACAATCATTGAAAGAAACTATAGATTCTTTGATTACGAGTTACTCACTCAGTCCATCTAAGATACGTGCACAAGGGTATAATGGAGACGCTAACATGGAAAGTGAGATCAATGATCTTAAGACACTGATTTTACAAGATAACCTGTCGGCATATTGCACTCATCACTTTGCCCAACCACTACATTTGACACTTGTATCTGTTGCCAAAAGACAACGTGATGTTGATGATTTCTTTGGTATGCTCTCTTTTATGTTGAAAGTGATAGGAGTTTCTTTTGAGCGCCAAGATTTttcacaagaaaatcaagttgaaAATTTGGAAGAGCTGCTAAAGTTTGGTAATATTCTTACTGGGCGAGACTTTAATCAGAAGTATGGTAAGCTTGAGAGATCAGGTAATGCTCCTTTGGAATCTTATTTTGAAACATTACGTAGTTTCATTACTATATTTCCATCAGTTGTTCACATATTAGAAGTTAgggctaacccatcggtggccccctaaacttggcacgatctttcacttagacattttaactaggctttgttcattttagacatcTCATGTCACGCCCAATTGTGTCAATTTGACACTTTTTCGACAATTTGCCAAATTTGTAAGGTGTGTGTAAAACACTCGCTGATGATGTGTCAAAGTGACGAATTAAATAAAGAcacatgacatatatatatataaaaaaaattattaaatgatgAATCTTGAGTAGGAAAAAAATTACCAATGACTCATTGACATGTGACATTtctttaactaaataatttttttttttttttaaaaacacttttaataaaaagaaaattacacCCACACCACCCCCAAATTGTCTTCTCTACTACCCACCTCCACCTCAAACCCTCTCTCTCACTCAGATTTTCTTCTCCACCCACCACCACCCCCGACCCTCTCCCACCAAATGTAGGAtttgataattgaaaatatgatttcttgccattttgagtgtttttttcttcttgaaatttatgtt is part of the Solanum stenotomum isolate F172 chromosome 8, ASM1918654v1, whole genome shotgun sequence genome and encodes:
- the LOC125873565 gene encoding uncharacterized protein LOC125873565; the protein is MRDSEKLQDQSDSNVNSPALLNLSNDKHSEKAKREYRILLSALIDVARFILKQGLPFLTDEERKCLEDNGNFEAFLEWYGNHVVPDVGRVISENAEMHQNMIAPSVLKNIVNVCAKETIKRIVEDLNGDYFGILVDKSDGSCDDNSAQSLKETIDSLITSYSLSPSKIRAQGYNGDANMESEINDLKTLILQDNLSAYCTHHFAQPLHLTLVSVAKRQRDVDDFFGMLSFMLKVIGVSFERQDFSQENQVENLEELLKFGNILTGRDFNQKYGKLERSGNAPLESYFETLRSFITIFPSVVHILEVRANPSVAP